A genomic segment from Gemmatimonadota bacterium encodes:
- a CDS encoding DUF3500 domain-containing protein — protein sequence MSDDHNGLLTSAHIQGLVRRMGEAAANFTAVLAPDQRAKALFPFEDEDARTFWDYVPLARKGLPLGEMDRGQRRRAMQLVASGVSGTGYATTTTIMGLEATLDAREGWSSGNWRDPSDYYVSLFGTPSDHDPWGWKFEGHHVSINYTIAGGKIVAPTPFFFGANPASAALNGVSSLRPLGNVEDLARELVRALDEEQQHSALIATVPPGDIVTVNQRFITENREKPDRLARTDVPYDTVRYTETPRGLAGAGMNDGQREMLETLIGEYIHRMPDAVAEIESDLLKTHGVGDVHLAWAGGLEARQPHYYRLQGGRFLVEYDNVQNDANHVHTVWRNPTNDFGADLLAHHYHTAHDHGVVHRH from the coding sequence ATGAGCGACGACCATAACGGTTTACTGACCAGCGCACACATCCAGGGCCTGGTTCGACGGATGGGAGAAGCGGCCGCCAATTTCACGGCCGTCCTGGCCCCGGATCAGCGGGCGAAAGCGCTCTTCCCCTTCGAAGACGAGGACGCGCGCACCTTCTGGGACTACGTGCCCCTGGCGCGAAAAGGCCTGCCGCTCGGCGAGATGGACCGGGGTCAGCGGCGCCGGGCCATGCAACTCGTCGCCTCCGGAGTGAGCGGCACGGGATACGCCACCACAACGACCATCATGGGCCTGGAAGCCACGCTGGATGCCCGTGAGGGCTGGTCATCGGGCAACTGGCGGGATCCTTCCGATTACTACGTGTCCCTGTTCGGCACGCCATCGGACCACGATCCCTGGGGATGGAAATTCGAGGGGCATCACGTTTCCATCAACTATACCATCGCCGGGGGAAAGATCGTCGCGCCCACCCCCTTCTTCTTCGGGGCGAATCCGGCATCGGCCGCGCTCAACGGCGTCAGTTCGCTCCGGCCCCTGGGCAACGTGGAAGACCTGGCGCGGGAACTGGTGCGCGCCCTGGACGAGGAACAACAGCACAGCGCGCTGATCGCAACGGTTCCGCCGGGGGATATCGTCACGGTGAATCAGCGCTTTATAACGGAAAACAGGGAGAAACCGGACCGGCTGGCCCGAACGGACGTGCCCTATGATACGGTTCGCTACACGGAAACGCCCCGCGGCCTCGCCGGCGCAGGCATGAACGACGGTCAGCGGGAGATGCTGGAGACCCTCATCGGCGAGTACATTCACCGCATGCCCGACGCCGTCGCCGAGATCGAATCCGACCTGTTAAAGACGCACGGCGTGGGCGACGTCCACCTGGCCTGGGCGGGCGGCCTCGAAGCCCGGCAACCTCACTACTACCGCCTGCAGGGCGGACGGTTCCTGGTGGAATACGACAACGTGCAGAACGACGCCAACCACGTGCACACGGTATGGCGCAACCCGACGAACGATTTCGGCGCGGACCTGCTTGCCCACCACTACCACACCGCGCACGACCACGGGGTGGTACACCGCCACTGA
- a CDS encoding amidohydrolase gives MPRIDAHGHVFAKVTSEFPREASGNTPPEREETVEKLMTYMAASDVDQAMLVQIGGTSVAQHAYLLHCLRSYPDRFLGIGLIPEAAYGAPEEHMDRLSDGTGIVGFRLGMVGGPPDPFDPVDVRTFTTYPIWRHAAEKDLVLWLYVRAADAHLIAWLVDAFPQVRVVINHLGICPGLGKGRTDQWGRPQIDIVPYNPAFHTTHRLSTYENVTMKLSGHYAFSKEPYPYPDLAGWQKNFLGTFGADRLMWATDFPWIYEEPGYDKLAKLVEETIPEIKPHEHEAIMGGTAKRFLRFPDLK, from the coding sequence ATGCCGCGTATTGATGCCCACGGTCACGTGTTCGCGAAGGTGACCAGTGAATTTCCGAGAGAAGCAAGCGGCAACACGCCGCCGGAACGGGAAGAAACGGTTGAAAAGCTGATGACCTACATGGCCGCCAGCGACGTCGACCAGGCCATGCTGGTGCAGATCGGCGGCACGAGCGTGGCGCAACACGCCTACCTGCTCCATTGCCTCAGGTCTTATCCCGATCGCTTTCTGGGCATCGGGCTCATTCCCGAGGCGGCCTACGGCGCGCCGGAGGAGCACATGGACCGGCTATCGGACGGTACGGGGATCGTGGGTTTTCGCCTCGGCATGGTCGGCGGCCCCCCGGATCCCTTTGATCCCGTAGACGTACGCACGTTCACGACCTACCCCATCTGGCGGCACGCTGCGGAAAAGGACCTCGTCCTCTGGCTGTACGTGCGGGCGGCGGACGCCCACCTGATCGCCTGGCTCGTCGACGCCTTTCCCCAGGTGCGCGTCGTCATCAACCACCTGGGCATCTGCCCGGGACTGGGCAAGGGCCGGACTGACCAGTGGGGACGGCCGCAGATCGATATCGTGCCCTATAACCCGGCTTTCCACACCACGCACAGGCTGAGCACCTACGAAAACGTGACGATGAAGCTGTCGGGCCATTACGCCTTCAGCAAAGAACCGTACCCCTACCCTGATCTCGCGGGATGGCAGAAAAACTTCCTGGGCACCTTCGGGGCCGACCGCCTCATGTGGGCGACCGACTTCCCATGGATCTACGAAGAACCCGGCTACGACAAGCTGGCGAAACTGGTCGAGGAGACCATACCCGAAATCAAGCCCCACGAACACGAGGCGATCATGGGCGGCACGGCCAAGCGGTTCCTGCGCTTTCCGGATCTGAAGTGA